The Emcibacter nanhaiensis genome has a window encoding:
- a CDS encoding isovaleryl-CoA dehydrogenase, which yields MNSYPSLNFNLGEDVDMLRDTVRSFADKELAPRAAEIDETNEFPTDMWEKMGELGLLGVTVPEEYGGVDMGYLAHTVIMEEISRASASVGLSYGAHSNLCINQIKRNGSEEQKHKYLPKLISGEHVGALAMSEPGAGSDVVSMKLRADKKDGYYVLNGNKMWITNGPDADTLVVYAKTDMSAGPKGITAFLIEKGMKGFSTAQKLDKLGMRGSNTCELVFEDCEVPEENILGQENGGVRVLMSGLDYERVVLSGGPIGIMQACLDVVIPYVHDRKQFDRPIGEFQLMQGKLADMYTELNASRAYVYAVASACDRGETTRKDAAGCILYSAEKATQMALQAIQALGGNGYINEFPTGRLLRDAKLYEIGAGTSEIRRMLIGRELFAETL from the coding sequence ATGAATTCATATCCTTCTTTAAACTTCAATCTTGGTGAAGATGTCGACATGCTGCGCGATACGGTAAGGTCCTTTGCGGACAAGGAACTTGCCCCCCGCGCCGCGGAGATCGACGAGACCAACGAATTCCCCACGGATATGTGGGAAAAAATGGGGGAGCTGGGCCTGCTCGGCGTCACGGTTCCCGAAGAATACGGCGGCGTCGACATGGGCTATCTGGCCCATACGGTGATCATGGAGGAAATCTCCCGCGCCTCTGCCAGCGTGGGCCTCAGTTACGGCGCCCATTCCAACCTGTGTATCAACCAGATCAAACGTAACGGCAGCGAGGAACAGAAGCATAAATATCTGCCCAAGCTGATCAGCGGCGAACATGTGGGCGCCCTGGCCATGAGCGAGCCGGGCGCCGGCTCCGACGTGGTGAGCATGAAACTGCGGGCCGACAAAAAAGACGGCTACTATGTGCTCAACGGCAACAAGATGTGGATCACCAACGGCCCCGATGCGGACACCCTGGTGGTCTATGCCAAGACCGATATGTCAGCGGGGCCCAAAGGCATCACCGCTTTCCTGATCGAGAAAGGCATGAAGGGATTTTCCACAGCCCAGAAACTGGACAAGCTGGGCATGCGCGGTTCCAACACCTGCGAACTGGTGTTCGAGGATTGTGAAGTGCCGGAGGAAAATATCCTCGGCCAGGAAAATGGCGGTGTGCGGGTCCTGATGTCCGGCCTGGACTATGAGCGCGTCGTGCTCAGCGGCGGGCCGATTGGCATCATGCAGGCCTGTCTCGATGTGGTCATTCCCTATGTGCACGACCGCAAGCAGTTTGACAGGCCGATCGGCGAATTCCAGCTCATGCAGGGCAAGCTTGCCGACATGTATACGGAACTGAATGCCTCTCGCGCCTATGTCTATGCAGTGGCGTCGGCCTGTGACCGGGGGGAAACCACCCGCAAGGACGCGGCCGGCTGCATTCTCTATTCCGCGGAGAAAGCGACCCAGATGGCGCTGCAGGCCATTCAGGCTCTTGGCGGCAACGGTTATATCAATGAATTTCCGACCGGACGGCTGCTCCGGGACGCCAAGCTTTACGAGATCGGCGCGGGAACCAGCGAGATTCGCCGTATGCTGATCGGTCGGGAGCTTTTTGCCGAAACTCTTTAA
- a CDS encoding acetyl-CoA carboxylase biotin carboxylase subunit — MFDKILIANRGEIACRIIETARKNAVRTVAVYSDADENARHVRLADEAVHIGAPEAANSYLKGDLLIEVAKKTGAQAIHPGYGFLSENAEFAEACAAAGIIFIGPSADSIRAMGLKDKAKELMQDAGVPVVPGYQGEGQDPAFLKSEADEIGYPVLIKAVAGGGGKGMRLVEKADDFLSSLESCQREAQASFGNAHVLIEKYLTRPRHIEVQVFADSHGNAVHLFERDCSLQRRHQKVVEEAPAPDMPEEVRAAMGDAAVKAAKAINYCGAGTIEFIVDSGKGLNKESFYFMEMNTRLQVEHPVTELITGQDLVEWQLRVASGEPLPLAQEELVLNGHAFEVRLYAEDPANNFLPQTGKLNHFQTPVVDQHFRLDTGIEEGDEVSIYYDPMIAKLIVWDRARTGALRQMARALRKTSVAGVKTNLEFLAAIFDHQAFKDGDVDTHFIEHHADALLPSGKQAGIETLACAAVRILDRSGAGSDPFGWNDGWRMNMSLKSPLVFLEGEVRHELVAEYLPDGFRLTQEDVSVTVSHVHDEAGRVFLMMNGDREVHATVAESGNDLTVFCDGKVHYLHHFVPGAEDAEEAGGSGVIVTPMPGKVSRLMVAEGDAVEAGQPLLVLEAMKMEHTLKAPVDGTVEKISAGEGDQVSDGQVLVKITEPEQ; from the coding sequence ATGTTTGACAAGATTCTTATTGCCAACCGGGGGGAAATTGCCTGTCGGATTATCGAAACCGCCCGCAAGAATGCGGTGCGCACCGTTGCCGTCTATTCCGATGCCGATGAAAATGCCCGTCATGTGCGCCTTGCCGACGAAGCAGTGCATATCGGTGCCCCGGAAGCAGCCAACAGTTACCTCAAGGGTGACCTGCTGATCGAAGTGGCGAAAAAGACCGGTGCCCAGGCTATTCACCCGGGCTACGGCTTCCTGTCGGAAAATGCCGAATTCGCCGAGGCCTGTGCCGCGGCCGGGATCATCTTTATTGGCCCGTCTGCCGACAGCATCCGCGCCATGGGCCTGAAAGACAAGGCCAAGGAACTGATGCAGGACGCCGGCGTGCCGGTGGTGCCGGGATACCAGGGCGAGGGCCAGGATCCGGCGTTCCTGAAAAGCGAAGCCGACGAAATCGGCTATCCGGTCCTGATCAAGGCGGTTGCCGGTGGTGGCGGCAAGGGCATGCGGCTGGTGGAAAAGGCTGACGACTTCCTGTCCTCGCTGGAAAGCTGCCAGCGCGAAGCCCAGGCCTCCTTCGGTAACGCCCATGTCCTGATCGAGAAATACCTGACCCGTCCGCGTCATATCGAGGTGCAGGTCTTCGCCGACAGTCACGGCAATGCCGTGCATCTGTTCGAGCGCGACTGTTCCCTGCAGCGCCGGCACCAGAAAGTGGTCGAGGAAGCCCCGGCTCCGGACATGCCGGAAGAAGTGCGCGCTGCCATGGGCGATGCGGCGGTCAAGGCGGCCAAGGCGATCAATTATTGCGGTGCCGGAACGATTGAATTCATCGTCGATTCCGGAAAGGGGCTCAACAAAGAAAGCTTCTATTTCATGGAGATGAACACCCGCCTGCAGGTGGAGCATCCGGTCACCGAACTGATTACCGGTCAGGATCTGGTGGAATGGCAGCTCCGGGTTGCCTCCGGCGAACCTCTGCCGCTTGCCCAGGAAGAGCTTGTGCTGAACGGTCACGCTTTCGAGGTGCGGCTCTATGCCGAGGACCCGGCCAACAACTTCCTGCCCCAGACCGGCAAGCTCAATCATTTCCAGACTCCGGTGGTGGACCAGCATTTCCGTCTTGATACCGGGATCGAGGAAGGCGACGAGGTGTCCATCTATTACGACCCGATGATCGCCAAGCTGATCGTCTGGGACCGTGCCCGCACCGGAGCATTGCGGCAGATGGCCCGCGCCCTGCGCAAGACCTCGGTGGCCGGGGTGAAAACCAACCTGGAATTCCTGGCGGCCATCTTTGATCATCAGGCCTTCAAGGACGGTGATGTGGACACCCATTTCATCGAACACCATGCTGACGCGCTGCTGCCCAGCGGTAAGCAGGCGGGCATCGAGACCCTGGCCTGTGCCGCGGTGCGCATCCTGGATCGCTCCGGCGCAGGATCCGATCCCTTCGGCTGGAACGATGGCTGGCGCATGAATATGTCGCTGAAATCGCCGCTCGTGTTTCTGGAAGGGGAGGTGCGTCATGAACTGGTCGCAGAATATCTGCCGGACGGCTTCCGCCTGACCCAGGAAGATGTCAGCGTCACCGTCTCCCACGTCCATGACGAGGCGGGCCGGGTGTTCCTGATGATGAACGGCGACCGGGAAGTCCATGCCACGGTGGCGGAAAGCGGCAATGACCTGACGGTCTTCTGTGACGGCAAGGTTCATTACCTGCATCATTTCGTGCCTGGCGCCGAGGATGCCGAGGAAGCCGGCGGCAGCGGTGTCATCGTTACCCCTATGCCTGGCAAGGTCAGCCGCCTGATGGTGGCCGAGGGCGATGCGGTGGAGGCCGGCCAGCCGCTGCTGGTGCTGGAAGCCATGAAGATGGAACATACCCTGAAAGCGCCGGTGGACGGCACGGTGGAAAAGATTTCCGCCGGCGAAGGCGACCAGGTCTCCGACGGCCAGGTGCTGGTGAAAATTACGGAGCCGGAACAATGA
- a CDS encoding DUF3137 domain-containing protein, which produces MQADSLLEGFESYFETELLPELQEIEAGRPRAMKIFMAAVVAAVLVFCAAAYFILSRRMADPQVMIFVGVGCVGIGALGLRPLSNLQKQAKNRIMTALCGHLGLHYQMKPAHQPVSTFKNLRLVPGHNKRKIEDRVYGQVKGADFNMFEAKLIQESRDSKGRKSSRTVFRGLLSHFDFHKQFSGTTIIRKDRTAIGNFFDGAFASGERVKLEDPEFERLFEVYATDQVEARYLLTPTFMERIKQLAALVGTENLQLAFDRGNLYLSIRKPGDSFEGGSMFSSFADPGRVYSSARELALIYDIAEVLRLELATRV; this is translated from the coding sequence ATGCAGGCAGACAGTCTCCTTGAGGGGTTTGAATCATATTTCGAGACGGAACTCCTGCCCGAACTGCAGGAGATCGAAGCCGGCCGCCCCCGGGCCATGAAAATCTTCATGGCGGCGGTTGTGGCGGCCGTGTTGGTCTTTTGCGCCGCCGCTTATTTTATCCTGTCCCGCCGCATGGCGGACCCCCAGGTGATGATCTTTGTCGGCGTGGGCTGCGTGGGGATCGGCGCTCTGGGCCTCAGGCCCCTGTCTAATCTGCAGAAGCAGGCCAAGAACCGCATCATGACCGCCCTGTGTGGGCATCTCGGGCTTCACTACCAGATGAAGCCAGCCCATCAGCCGGTCAGTACTTTCAAAAACCTGCGCCTGGTCCCCGGTCATAACAAACGGAAAATCGAGGACCGGGTCTACGGTCAGGTCAAGGGCGCTGACTTTAATATGTTCGAGGCCAAGCTGATCCAGGAAAGCCGGGACAGCAAAGGCCGCAAAAGCAGCCGCACCGTCTTCCGCGGCCTGTTGTCCCATTTCGATTTCCACAAGCAGTTTTCCGGCACCACCATCATTCGCAAGGACAGGACCGCGATCGGCAATTTCTTTGACGGCGCTTTCGCCAGCGGCGAGCGGGTCAAGCTGGAAGACCCGGAGTTCGAGCGCCTGTTCGAGGTCTATGCCACCGACCAGGTCGAGGCCCGCTATCTGCTTACCCCCACCTTTATGGAGCGCATCAAGCAACTGGCGGCGCTGGTCGGTACGGAAAACCTGCAGCTGGCCTTTGACCGCGGCAACCTGTATCTGTCCATCCGCAAGCCGGGGGATAGCTTTGAAGGCGGCTCCATGTTTTCCAGTTTTGCCGATCCGGGCCGGGTTTATTCAAGCGCCCGGGAACTGGCCCTGATCTATGACATTGCCGAGGTGCTCCGGCTCGAACTTGCCACCCGGGTCTAG
- a CDS encoding enoyl-CoA hydratase-related protein — protein MSEQILQIEKQANGLARVTLNRPEVRNAFNEDMIRQLTEAFKELAQDDSIKAVIISGNGKGFSAGADLDWMKRAADFSHDQNKADAEALAYMLKHLYEMPKLTIGYVHGAAMGGGLGLVSCCDLVIAHKDTRFSLSEVKLGLIPATISPYVIAAIGPRHAKRFFQTGEAFFGEKAKEIGLVHELGDTEEQMTEILEKILVDVNLSAPRAMAASKQLVLDYAFRPLETEIIEDSAERIASTRAGDEAKEGIRAFFEKRKPGWTEG, from the coding sequence ATGAGCGAACAGATTTTACAGATAGAAAAGCAGGCAAACGGTCTGGCCCGGGTAACATTGAACCGCCCGGAAGTCCGCAATGCCTTTAATGAAGACATGATTCGCCAGCTGACCGAGGCGTTCAAGGAATTGGCGCAGGACGACAGCATCAAGGCGGTGATTATTTCCGGTAACGGCAAGGGCTTTTCCGCCGGCGCTGATCTCGACTGGATGAAACGGGCCGCCGATTTCAGCCACGACCAGAACAAGGCCGATGCGGAAGCGCTGGCCTATATGCTGAAGCATCTCTATGAAATGCCCAAGCTGACCATCGGTTATGTGCACGGTGCGGCCATGGGCGGCGGTCTGGGGCTGGTGTCCTGCTGCGATCTGGTGATCGCCCACAAGGATACCCGTTTTTCCCTGTCGGAAGTGAAGCTGGGACTGATCCCGGCCACCATCTCCCCCTATGTGATCGCAGCCATCGGCCCGCGCCACGCCAAGCGCTTTTTCCAGACCGGCGAAGCCTTCTTCGGCGAAAAAGCCAAAGAGATCGGCCTGGTGCATGAACTGGGGGACACGGAAGAGCAGATGACGGAAATCCTGGAAAAGATCCTGGTCGATGTGAACCTGTCAGCGCCGCGGGCGATGGCGGCCTCCAAGCAGCTGGTGCTGGATTATGCCTTCCGGCCGCTGGAGACGGAAATCATCGAAGACAGCGCCGAGCGCATTGCCTCAACCCGGGCCGGTGATGAAGCCAAGGAGGGCATCCGCGCCTTCTTTGAAAAACGCAAACCGGGCTGGACGGAAGGATAA
- a CDS encoding ArsR/SmtB family transcription factor, translated as MDKKVDIIDVDKLQSKAFQAADFLKTLANSNRLVILSRLLDEEMCVGDLEKNLDISQSALSQHLSRMRAEGLVTTRRESQQIFYRIKDERVQHMLRVTYELFCLENADQVAVAV; from the coding sequence ATGGATAAAAAAGTAGATATAATCGATGTTGATAAATTGCAGAGCAAGGCGTTTCAGGCTGCAGATTTTCTGAAAACTCTGGCAAATTCAAACCGGCTGGTCATTCTCAGCCGTCTCCTTGATGAAGAAATGTGTGTCGGGGATCTGGAAAAGAACCTGGATATTTCCCAGTCTGCTCTGTCCCAGCACCTGAGCCGCATGCGTGCTGAAGGCCTGGTGACAACCCGGCGTGAAAGCCAGCAGATTTTCTACCGTATCAAGGACGAGCGCGTTCAGCACATGCTGCGCGTCACCTACGAGCTGTTCTGCCTTGAAAATGCTGACCAGGTGGCTGTCGCCGTCTGA
- a CDS encoding D-Ala-D-Ala carboxypeptidase family metallohydrolase produces the protein MKLSEHFSLEELCHSQTAARHNIDNHPDPVATERLTYLAHHLLEPLRERIGHPFSPTSGYRCPALNRLLGSSGRSQHLCGEAVDLKIPGIGLHDLAGLIRRELAFDQLILEYHRPAEPESGWLHCSLADPARGRANRGQALVFDGKSYREMDDVLSG, from the coding sequence ATGAAGTTATCGGAACATTTCAGTCTTGAGGAGCTGTGTCACAGCCAGACCGCCGCGCGGCACAATATCGACAACCACCCCGATCCTGTGGCAACCGAGCGCCTTACCTATCTGGCGCATCATCTGCTCGAACCATTGCGCGAGAGGATCGGCCATCCGTTCAGTCCCACCAGCGGCTACCGCTGCCCGGCGCTTAACCGGCTGCTCGGCTCGTCCGGACGCTCCCAGCATTTGTGCGGCGAGGCGGTGGACCTGAAAATTCCCGGCATCGGCCTCCATGACCTGGCCGGACTGATCCGGCGGGAGCTGGCTTTCGATCAGTTGATCCTCGAATATCACCGGCCGGCGGAGCCGGAGAGCGGCTGGCTGCATTGTTCACTGGCTGATCCCGCCCGGGGGCGCGCCAATCGGGGCCAGGCGCTGGTTTTTGACGGCAAGAGCTACAGGGAGATGGACGATGTCCTTTCTGGGTGA
- a CDS encoding AI-2E family transporter: MRILSYAGGLGLICLIVMIMVLGRDLLVPFVIAVVIWYLIHTLSDYFRKIKVSGKSMPGWLSFTLSLLSMLLALALLYDMINSNIADVRAAAPGYQENFAKLTARLSGLLGADEQMNLKQFLGQISLAPFITNIAATMVTLAGNASLILIYLLFLILEQKFFSRKLEALLRNTSYDETVRDILFHVQEDVEKYVAIKTFTSVLTGFACYIVLTLVGVDFAEFWAFIIFLLNFIPTVGSLLAVIFPTLLSLIQFDTLTPFFIVILTLSTIQFTIGNVLEPKLMGNSLNLSPLVVMLSLALWGSIWGITGMFLSVPFTVILMIVFSKFDSTRPIAILLSQDGNVKDLRRED, translated from the coding sequence ATGCGCATATTATCCTACGCCGGCGGGCTTGGACTTATATGCCTGATTGTGATGATTATGGTGCTTGGCCGTGACCTTCTGGTCCCGTTCGTTATCGCGGTCGTGATCTGGTACCTGATCCATACCCTGTCTGACTACTTCCGGAAAATCAAAGTGAGCGGCAAAAGCATGCCCGGCTGGCTCAGCTTTACCCTGTCGCTTCTCAGCATGCTGCTGGCCCTGGCGCTGCTCTATGACATGATCAATTCCAATATTGCCGACGTGCGGGCCGCCGCACCAGGCTACCAGGAGAATTTCGCCAAACTGACGGCCCGGCTGTCCGGCCTGCTGGGGGCCGATGAGCAGATGAACCTGAAGCAGTTCCTCGGTCAGATCAGCCTGGCACCGTTTATCACCAATATTGCCGCCACCATGGTCACGCTGGCCGGCAATGCCAGCCTGATCCTGATCTATCTTTTGTTTCTGATCCTGGAACAGAAATTTTTCTCCCGCAAACTGGAGGCCCTGCTGCGCAACACTTCGTATGATGAAACGGTGCGGGACATCCTGTTCCATGTGCAGGAAGACGTTGAAAAATACGTGGCCATCAAGACGTTCACCAGCGTCCTGACCGGGTTCGCCTGCTATATCGTGCTCACCCTGGTCGGGGTGGATTTCGCCGAATTCTGGGCCTTCATCATTTTCCTGCTCAACTTTATCCCGACGGTCGGCTCGCTGCTGGCGGTAATTTTCCCGACGCTCCTGAGCTTGATCCAGTTTGACACCCTGACCCCGTTTTTCATTGTCATTCTGACCCTGTCCACCATCCAGTTCACAATCGGCAATGTGCTGGAGCCGAAGCTGATGGGCAATTCCCTCAACCTCAGCCCACTGGTGGTGATGCTGTCCCTGGCGCTGTGGGGCAGTATCTGGGGTATTACCGGCATGTTCCTCAGTGTGCCGTTCACGGTGATCCTGATGATTGTCTTTTCCAAATTTGACAGCACACGACCGATCGCCATCCTGTTGTCGCAGGATGGCAATGTCAAAGACCTTCGCCGGGAGGACTAA
- a CDS encoding hydroxymethylglutaryl-CoA lyase has translation MTDRVRLYEVGPRDGLQNEKQVVPTEVKVRLIELLADAGLKYIEATSFVSPKWVPQMGDNAEVMAALPKREGVTYPVLTPNMKGLEAALDAGATEVAIFGAASESFSQKNINCSIAESLDRFEPVAKAAREKGVAVRGYVSCIVGCPYEGDIAPSAVADITEKLLAMGCYEVSLGDTIGVGTPKSTADMLEAVLDRVAVDKIALHCHDTYGQALANILTGLERGVRVIDSSVAGLGGCPYAKGASGNVATEDVLFMLNGMGFETGVDLEKLVKAAWYIADELGRPPSSKVAIALGRPD, from the coding sequence ATGACCGATCGTGTCAGGCTTTATGAGGTCGGCCCCCGGGACGGCCTGCAGAATGAAAAGCAGGTGGTGCCGACCGAGGTCAAGGTGCGGCTCATTGAACTGCTGGCGGACGCGGGTCTCAAATATATTGAGGCGACCAGCTTCGTCTCCCCCAAATGGGTGCCGCAGATGGGCGACAATGCTGAGGTGATGGCGGCGCTGCCGAAACGGGAGGGCGTCACCTATCCGGTCCTCACCCCCAACATGAAGGGGCTGGAAGCGGCGCTGGATGCCGGGGCCACGGAGGTGGCCATTTTCGGTGCGGCGTCGGAAAGCTTCAGCCAGAAGAATATCAACTGCAGCATCGCGGAAAGCCTTGATCGTTTCGAGCCCGTAGCAAAAGCGGCGCGGGAAAAAGGCGTGGCCGTCCGCGGCTATGTCTCCTGCATCGTTGGGTGCCCCTACGAGGGCGACATTGCCCCGTCGGCAGTGGCCGATATAACCGAGAAACTTCTGGCAATGGGATGTTATGAAGTCTCGCTCGGCGACACCATTGGTGTCGGCACCCCGAAAAGCACGGCGGACATGCTTGAGGCGGTTTTGGACCGTGTTGCGGTCGATAAGATTGCCCTGCACTGCCACGATACCTACGGACAAGCCCTGGCCAATATTTTGACCGGGCTGGAGCGTGGCGTGCGGGTGATAGACAGTTCCGTGGCCGGCCTCGGCGGCTGTCCCTATGCCAAGGGGGCGTCCGGCAATGTGGCGACGGAAGATGTCCTTTTCATGCTCAACGGCATGGGATTTGAAACCGGCGTTGACCTGGAGAAACTTGTCAAAGCTGCCTGGTATATTGCGGACGAACTGGGCAGGCCTCCGTCATCAAAGGTTGCGATAGCTTTGGGGAGACCTGATTAG
- a CDS encoding 3TM-type holin → MSFLGDLFGGPAVDAVSAVGNVFDKLFTSDEEKARAEAVMAKIRQQPQILQAEINRIEAAHRSVFVAGWRPFIGWVCGIGFLWAFLLHPLFQWGVALAGLDVTPPKIATDNMMELVLALLGLGALRSAEKMTGRSK, encoded by the coding sequence ATGTCCTTTCTGGGTGATCTGTTCGGCGGTCCGGCGGTGGATGCGGTTTCTGCCGTGGGCAATGTTTTTGACAAGCTGTTCACCAGCGACGAGGAAAAGGCCCGTGCCGAGGCGGTGATGGCGAAAATCCGCCAGCAGCCGCAGATCCTGCAGGCGGAAATCAACCGCATCGAGGCGGCGCATCGTTCGGTGTTTGTCGCCGGCTGGCGGCCGTTTATCGGCTGGGTCTGCGGGATCGGGTTTTTGTGGGCCTTTCTGCTCCATCCCCTGTTCCAGTGGGGTGTGGCGCTCGCCGGACTTGACGTCACGCCGCCTAAGATCGCTACCGACAATATGATGGAACTGGTGCTGGCGCTGCTCGGCCTTGGCGCGCTCCGCAGTGCGGAAAAGATGACCGGGCGCAGCAAATGA
- a CDS encoding carboxyl transferase domain-containing protein, which yields MTQLKSDLDVNGADFAANREAMQAIVDDLKDKISQIEQGGGERARDRHLSRGKLLPRDRVNRLLDRGSPFLELSQLAAYDVYDDNIPAAGVIAGIGRVAGRECMIVCNDATVKGGTYFPLTVKKHLRAQEIAEQNNLPCIYLVDSGGANLPNQDEVFPDKLHFGRIFYNQANMSARGIPQIAVVMGSCTAGGAYVPAMSDESIIVKEQGTIFLAGPPLVKAATGEEVSAEDLGGGDVHTRISGVADHLAQDDNDALEIARRTVSHLNRVKPQQLELRDIRDPAYDPKEIYGVVPADPKVPYDVREVIARIVDGSDFDEFKKRYGTTLVCGFAHIYGMPVGIVANNGVLFSESALKGAHFVELCSQRGIPLVFLQNITGFMVGRKYESGGIAKDGAKMVTAVSCAQVPKFTVIIGGSFGAGNYGMCGRAYNPRFLWMWPNARISVMGGEQAAGVLATVKRDGMERAGQSWSAEEEEEFRKPIMEQYEKQGHPYYASARLWDDGVIDPADTRRVLGLGLSASLNAPIEKTDFGIFRM from the coding sequence ATGACCCAGTTAAAATCTGATCTGGATGTCAACGGTGCAGACTTTGCGGCCAACCGGGAGGCCATGCAGGCAATCGTCGACGACCTGAAAGATAAAATTTCCCAAATTGAACAGGGCGGCGGTGAACGCGCCCGTGACCGGCACCTGAGCCGCGGCAAGCTTCTGCCCCGCGACCGGGTGAACCGGCTTCTGGACCGGGGTTCTCCGTTCCTGGAGCTGTCGCAGCTTGCCGCCTATGATGTCTATGACGACAATATTCCTGCCGCCGGGGTTATTGCCGGCATCGGCCGTGTCGCCGGTCGGGAATGCATGATTGTCTGCAATGACGCCACCGTGAAGGGCGGCACCTATTTTCCACTGACCGTGAAAAAGCACCTGCGCGCCCAGGAAATCGCCGAACAGAACAATTTGCCGTGTATCTATCTGGTGGACAGCGGCGGCGCCAACCTGCCGAACCAGGACGAGGTGTTCCCTGACAAACTGCATTTCGGCCGTATTTTCTATAACCAGGCCAATATGTCGGCCAGGGGCATTCCGCAGATTGCGGTGGTCATGGGCTCCTGTACTGCCGGCGGCGCTTATGTGCCGGCCATGAGTGACGAGAGCATCATCGTCAAGGAACAGGGCACCATCTTCCTCGCCGGTCCGCCGCTGGTCAAGGCGGCCACCGGGGAAGAGGTCTCCGCCGAAGACCTCGGCGGCGGCGATGTGCATACCCGCATTTCCGGCGTGGCCGACCATCTGGCCCAGGACGACAATGACGCGCTGGAGATTGCCCGGCGCACCGTGTCCCACCTGAACCGGGTCAAACCGCAGCAGCTGGAGCTGCGCGACATCCGCGACCCGGCCTATGATCCGAAAGAGATTTACGGCGTGGTGCCGGCGGACCCGAAAGTCCCCTATGACGTGCGCGAAGTGATCGCCCGTATCGTCGACGGCAGTGACTTTGATGAATTCAAGAAACGCTATGGCACCACCCTGGTGTGCGGCTTCGCCCATATTTACGGTATGCCGGTCGGCATCGTTGCCAACAACGGCGTCTTGTTCTCCGAATCCGCGCTCAAGGGCGCCCATTTTGTCGAGCTGTGCAGCCAGCGCGGCATTCCGCTGGTGTTCCTGCAGAATATCACCGGCTTTATGGTCGGCCGCAAATATGAATCCGGCGGTATCGCCAAGGACGGCGCCAAGATGGTGACCGCGGTGTCCTGCGCCCAGGTGCCGAAATTCACCGTGATCATCGGTGGCTCCTTCGGGGCCGGCAACTACGGCATGTGCGGCCGGGCCTATAATCCGCGCTTCCTGTGGATGTGGCCCAATGCCCGCATTTCCGTGATGGGCGGCGAACAGGCGGCCGGCGTGCTGGCGACCGTCAAGCGCGACGGCATGGAACGGGCCGGCCAGAGCTGGTCGGCCGAAGAGGAGGAAGAATTCCGCAAACCGATCATGGAGCAGTATGAAAAGCAGGGGCATCCCTATTATGCCTCCGCCCGGCTGTGGGATGACGGGGTGATTGATCCCGCCGACACCCGCCGGGTCCTGGGCCTGGGCCTCAGCGCCAGCCTCAACGCCCCGATCGAGAAAACAGACTTTGGCATATTCAGGATGTAA
- a CDS encoding LemA family protein — protein MIIFGAIVLVILLILYWLYASLITKRNRALEALSGIDVQLKKRHDLLPNILTIAKKFMEHEKDVLTRVTEMRNLAGRSYDPSNPDEVGKHLEAEKGFQSAMMQLFAVAENYPDLKSQHNMIEAQQAYEEVEGHISAARRFYNSSVTDLNNAVQIFPSSAVAGMIGIRAMPYFEMDEAEKKPVDAAEFL, from the coding sequence ATGATTATTTTTGGCGCTATTGTTCTTGTTATCCTGCTCATTCTCTATTGGCTTTATGCCTCGCTGATCACAAAGCGCAACCGGGCGCTGGAGGCGCTGTCCGGGATTGATGTGCAGCTCAAGAAACGCCATGACCTGCTGCCCAATATCCTGACCATTGCCAAGAAATTCATGGAGCATGAAAAAGACGTCCTGACCCGGGTCACCGAAATGCGCAACCTGGCCGGCAGGTCCTATGACCCGTCCAACCCGGACGAGGTCGGCAAGCATCTCGAGGCGGAAAAGGGCTTCCAGTCCGCCATGATGCAGCTGTTCGCGGTGGCGGAAAACTACCCCGACCTGAAATCCCAGCATAATATGATCGAGGCCCAGCAGGCCTATGAGGAAGTGGAGGGGCATATTTCCGCGGCGCGCCGCTTTTACAACAGCAGTGTCACCGACCTGAATAATGCGGTGCAGATTTTCCCGTCCAGCGCCGTGGCCGGCATGATCGGCATCCGGGCCATGCCCTATTTCGAAATGGACGAGGCCGAAAAGAAGCCGGTCGATGCGGCGGAGTTTCTCTAG